The DNA sequence TGTATAAAGTGTAGcaaaaaaattgttatttaacaaatatatatatatatatatatatatatatatatatatatatatatatatatatatatatatatatatatatatataattatcagaattaactgttatgctgatgatatcatttgtaatgacttttttttttattgagttcGAACATGCAAAATAAACGTATTTCACTAGTGGTATCAAACTTTTGGACGCcagtgtatttttaaaaaatgaaagggatagtttacctttAGTTGCTAGTCCCCACTGACTTGCATGGTggattttttccatactatggaagtcagtgggaaccagcaactgaaggtgaactatccctttaattgtttGTGCTGaggttaataaatgtataatatgctCAACATTTTAACAATATGCAGCACCTTAATTCTTccatctcttttttctttttcatttcttccTTCTCCTTTTTCTTCTGCTCTTGTAATTTAGCCTTTTTCTCACTTCTTTCCTCTCTGTCCCGGGACTCCTTCTCAGCAGCAAGATCAGGATAGCGCTCCTCTTGTGTTTTGTCAAGTCTGTTGATGATTTAATAtagtatatttcaaattaatatagTAAAACCTGAGCACCTTAGAATCACATAGAGTTTGTTCAGACAGGCAGTAATTGGTATTTTTTGGCACAAATTACTCAGATTagtttaatttctgtaatttcaaGATGATGCATCCTAATAAAATTCTGAAGTGTGAACAAAATTATAGAGTTTATCTGTCCTCATGCCATACCAAAGGCCATGCATATTTTATAAGATCTTCAcctgttgaaaaacaaaaagttattAATGGTCTGACAAGTACAGGGTGAGGgttctgaaaaatattaataacaaggACTTCGGTCCTTACTTTCATATTTATCTTTACCCATATAGATGGTATAGGGCGGTGAGACAACTGTGAAAGAGAAGCATGTACTGCAACTTTTAATAatcactgtttttgttttgtgtgtttattcttGTTACATATCTGAAGACACACCGAACCTCCAACAATTACAATCTCACAATGTCAAGTTACAGTATATTGCAGTTTTGATAATCTTTCGTTTTGTTgaatgttgtattattattagcattataatTGTTTCGTATTTAAACTGTTGACAGCATAAACACTGTTTTGCATGGGCATAGGAAGCACACGATTCACTACTCATCGgcgtttttaaaaacacatttttacgcAAAGACGCAACCTTTCAATTTATATGTATTCAACAAAACATAGAGCACATCAGTGTTAATAATCTGCTTCAGAGGCACATGTCATGTGCACCATCGATTCCGaccacaacagaaacaagcaggGCTCCAATGACGTGATTCCCGATGAATGAATCGTTCATTTGCATCTAGTTGAAGGGgctatttatatgtctatggtctAAACGATTCGAGTCTGAACAATTCATTCCGAAGTTCTGAACTTTGCTCACGTCAGCAAATCCTTATATTAGTTCTAATGAATAAAACACTGTATACACAAATCGTTAACTATTTACATTCTAAATTCCTTTTTTATTGAAGGAACTGAACAGCTGTTCAATCTGAATCGGAGCGCTCAGTTTGTTGAACCGGTTCTTTGAAACAAActgttcgaaagaaccgattcgtATAGATGAATCGCACTTAACCGGGCGTCATACACATTCGTTGTTTCCGTTTCCGTGTGCGCCACAATTGACTTTGGCGCGTTGTTCAAAACAAACCGCGGGTGAAGCGAGAGATTTGCCGCGATTATTTTGTTCAGCTGTTTCCACACAAATTCAAGAACAGAATCGGATTTATTTCACCTGGTATGTGAACTACTACATACATTATTGTTACATTGTCATTGTTGACTGTGGGATCCTGCGTGTATTTTGAAACGAGATGTTACTTGTCAACTAATTGGCGCATAGAAAATAGCTGCGGTATTTATGATTTGTATTGAAAATATATGTTCTGTAACCTATGAGCCAAACTACATATATAGTTATCATAGCAATAAGCTTGAGATTGAAACTTTGAATTAAAGTTGGATTCTTTGGAATTTCTCAGTTTAAAGTCACAGAGTAAGTTATTCTCTTTGTCTACTGACGCAAATTATGAATTTTGTTTACCAAATTTGATCAGGTTACTACGTTTTCTCTACAGTTCTCATATTAGTGAGagctaaattatatttcaaaaatatcAGAATGTTCTAGAAATGCATAATCTGTTCTTGTCATGTTGATTCCCTGTCTGCTCATTTCAGGTGATTTGAAGATGTTATCCCGAAAAAGAAAACATGGCTCTCCAGATGCTGAGAGGTATGAGATGTCATTTTGTTAGATATTAGATATTGAAATGTACTTTCCTCTTATGACAGCGATTGTAAACCCTTTAATTCACTTTAAACCCACCACAGTAACCCATCTAAGAAACAAATAACAAGCCTGAGAAACTCTCCGAGAAGAGCCACTCGACAAAAAGAGAATATTCCCATCTCGCTGGCATCACCCCAAAAGATTCTCAGTACACCTAAGAAGATGCCGAGGACCTCTTCACTAAAATCTCCTCCAAAACGAATCTCGCCACGAAAAACTGTATTGGGAGCGGGATCCTTCTACAGCAAGCAGAAACCTCTTTATCTCACACCTCTGGAAAGGAAGCTGTTAAAGGAAACCAAGTCACCGCCATCAGTCCCTAGCAAAGAACCATCATGTCTCCCTGGAAATCCTGTTAAAAAACCAGTGAGGAAGGTCCAAATGAAAGGCAGTGCCACAGGTCCACAATCTAACCTAAAAGGTTACTTTATTGCTAAACCCAAAGGGAAAAATCTCTCTGATGTGCAAACTGATCAGTCGCTGAAGGCCATGGTGGCCCCGATTTCATTTAGCAGTATGAAATCCAAGAGTAAACCCAAGCTGGTTGTAGGAGCAGCTTTCTTCAGCACTGGAAAAAAGCCCACTTCAATGTTCAAAAGATCTGCACAGAGCACAAAGCCTAAACAACCCTCAACCTATGAGAAACCCACAAAGGAGAAGGAAGCGCAGACAGCGCCAGGAGAACGTTCCCCAGTCCGCCGAGCCATCTTCTTAAAAAAACACCTGAATGCAGACAACACCGCTAAAGTTACTACTGATAAAGTTGAAAAGGACAGCGAGTCAACGCAAGTGATGTTGAGCCCCAAGCAGATGTCCCCTCAGGTCCTGGCACATATCCATGGTATTACCAAAGAGTTAAAGGTGGTTTTGAGGAGATCCGTAAGTCCCAGCAGATCAGCTGAAGCTGATGTTTTCCAGGACTCGACCGCAAAAACAGATTCGGTGTTTGATGTGAGTGACATACCACCACCAGATCACAACAGCTCTCTTGATGAAGGTAAAAAATATCAActttttataataacaaaaaaaactaaaatatatttgattttataaacaagtactttttattatatattatttttcttactttcTAATTTGATCAGTTTTTTTCTTAGATaacttgttaaatattttttttataaattctgtttttaacaaagcaaaacaatgtctgattttttttatgttttgtaaatgattttttatttctcCGTCTTCAGAAGAGTCATCTGTCTATCCCATTTTTGGCACTAAGAGGTAAGACAGACATATACTCATTTACTCCTAATGCAGCTGTGTCAAAAAGTCATGGCTACTGTAAAAAATTGATAAAGTTTCAAAATCTTAGCTGCATAAGGCCAATGTAATAGAATGAACTAATGATGTTGTGTGTGCCAGCCAGGTTATATTCAATCTATCAGCTATGTCATGACCACATAAAGTGTTTGATCCTCATCAGTTGTTCTCTTCTTTGTTTTAGATCTCAGAAAAAAGGGGTTTTGTCACCACCGCGGAACACCAGCACTCCTTCTGCACTGACTGGTTCTTCTGCTCTGAAGGCAAAAGAGAGAACTGCCTTGAGAAGAGAGATGAAGAAGCAAACAGATAACCAGCTTATCATTGTGAGTAGAAAGTCTAATTGTTGGAGAGAAATAACCTGGTAGTTCTTTTTCACCTAACGTGTCCGGTATTTAGGATGCTGGTCAGAAGCAGTTCGGCGCTACCATGTGTGGGTCCTGTGGGATGCTGTACAGCACAGATAGTCCAGAGGACAACTTCCAGCACACGCAGTTCCATCAGCGCTTCCTGGACACCATTAAGTTTGTGGTGAGCTGTCATGAAGTTTTCATCAATTCtgctggggaaaaaaatacagcagtttcacattttttatgtttctaggGCTGGAAAAAAGAGAGGGTTGTGGCAGAGTTCTGGGATGGAAAGATTATTCTCGTTCTACCTGATGATCCTAAGTATGCCACAAAAAAGGTATGCTGGCAGTGTTTGGTTATAGTTTAAACACTTGATCTGTCCAGCGTAACTTCAGCATTTCCTAACCTATGCTGCTTTGTTTCAGGCCGAGGACGTGAGACGGATTGCAGACAGTGAATTGGGCTTTCAGCAAATCACCCTCAGTAGCCCGAGCTCAGCCAAAACCTACCTGTTCATCAACAGCGACAGGATGGTGGTGGGATGTCTGGTGGCTGAAAATATTAGACAAGTGAGTGTTTAACAAAAGAATTCCACCATTTGATTTTAGTAACATTGCCATTCTGAGCTATAAAGTACAGTTGATAAGTGTTTCTGTGGTCTTAAAAGGTTTGTTTTCCCCCTTCCACAAGTTAAGGACCAAAAAGGTTTCAAATCTGAGCAGAAAtgtcatggcattaaatgtttatgcattgcaaaaaaattataatataatatatataatataatttttttctgagaaatttTAATTAAGAATTAACTTGTCAGAAATTAAATAGGTTTTTCTGagcccattggcagatatttgttcttgttttaattgtATCAGTTTCTCAGAACACCAAACTATTTTCATGTTACTTGTCAAGTAAATGTagatttaagaatctttagacaCTAGAGTACAGGACAAAAATACTAATTAAGCAGTGTGATAAGAAGGTACATTAAATGTGATTTCCATATCATAGTGGTTAGGAAGAGAGCTATTCAATCCTTGAgctatttgtgtgtaaaaaaaaacaaaaacaattaccaTCAAGAAACTTGCAGAAACCCTGAACTGATCTTAGTAAACTCTCATCATACCCAATATCAATTAGGCTTTTCGGGTGCTGGAACAGCAAGAGAACGCCAAAGACATGAGCAAGGAGGATTTCCTGGAGCACCACAGAGCCTGGTGCTGTTCTACAGTGGCGGAACAAGCCATCTGTGGTGTCAGTCGCATCTGGGTTTTCAGTCTGATGAGGAGGAAGGGCATCGCCACTCGCCTTCTGGACACTCTCAGgtacttaatttttattattattattttttatgtttatcatGGGACTTTGTTTCTGTATATAAAATTGTTTCTTACTAATTCAGGACTACTTTCATGTACGGGAGCCACCTGACCAAAGAGGAAATCGCCTTCTCTGACCCTACACCAGAAGGAAAGCTGTTTGCTACGAAGTACTGCGAGACGCCAACATTTCTGGTGTACAACTTCATCAGTTAAAGAAAAACGTTTCCTGTAGGTTTTAGTATGACTGCATTTGTGaatgcttttgtattttttttttaatagataaaaaaaaaattgttagatgttcaaattaagttcagTCTAATATGATCAATCTCATGAAGTGCTCCAGATCTGTTCAGGAGAAAATCCATGTTTTACTGTTGTGCAGAGATTGATGGATTGTCTTTTGACAGTGAATTCATGTTTAAGACACTTAAC is a window from the Carassius auratus strain Wakin unplaced genomic scaffold, ASM336829v1 scaf_tig00006513, whole genome shotgun sequence genome containing:
- the LOC113071196 gene encoding N-acetyltransferase ESCO2-like, producing MLSRKRKHGSPDAESNPSKKQITSLRNSPRRATRQKENIPISLASPQKILSTPKKMPRTSSLKSPPKRISPRKTVLGAGSFYSKQKPLYLTPLERKLLKETKSPPSVPSKEPSCLPGNPVKKPVRKVQMKGSATGPQSNLKGYFIAKPKGKNLSDVQTDQSLKAMVAPISFSSMKSKSKPKLVVGAAFFSTGKKPTSMFKRSAQSTKPKQPSTYEKPTKEKEAQTAPGERSPVRRAIFLKKHLNADNTAKVTTDKVEKDSESTQVMLSPKQMSPQVLAHIHGITKELKVVLRRSVSPSRSAEADVFQDSTAKTDSVFDVSDIPPPDHNSSLDEEESSVYPIFGTKRSQKKGVLSPPRNTSTPSALTGSSALKAKERTALRREMKKQTDNQLIIDAGQKQFGATMCGSCGMLYSTDSPEDNFQHTQFHQRFLDTIKFVGWKKERVVAEFWDGKIILVLPDDPKYATKKAEDVRRIADSELGFQQITLSSPSSAKTYLFINSDRMVVGCLVAENIRQAFRVLEQQENAKDMSKEDFLEHHRAWCCSTVAEQAICGVSRIWVFSLMRRKGIATRLLDTLRTTFMYGSHLTKEEIAFSDPTPEGKLFATKYCETPTFLVYNFIS